A DNA window from Brassica napus cultivar Da-Ae chromosome C1, Da-Ae, whole genome shotgun sequence contains the following coding sequences:
- the LOC106432638 gene encoding glycine-rich protein 2-like, producing MKNNEMRPPGSAPLPEAHKAEHEKKDPKESNHVYNERRTHGRCRGGYKGRGGRDNYSYGRGYGNHNNRGRGSNYGRGRANFGRGRGGISKPSYSTKSVCHRCGMSNHWAKNCRTPKHLCELYQESFKNKNP from the coding sequence ATGAAGAACAATGAGATGAGACCTCCAGGTTCAGCACCATTACCAGAAGCTCAcaaagctgaacatgaaaagaaagatcccaaagaaAGCAATCACGTCTATAATGAGAGAAGAACACACGGCAGATGCCGTGGTGGATACAAGGGACGTGGTGGCCGTGATAATTACTCATATGGCCGTGGATatggaaaccacaataaccgtggtcgtggttccaactATGGCCGTGGAAGAGCCAATTTTGGCCGCGGTCGAGGCGGTATATCCAAGCcgtcttactcgaccaaatccgtttgTCACAGGTGTGGGATGAGtaaccattgggccaagaactgcAGAACCCCTAAGCATCTATGTGAACTCTATCAGGAGAGTTTTAAGAACAAGAACCCATAA
- the LOC106432649 gene encoding pectinesterase/pectinesterase inhibitor 3, translating into MASSIKEIFSKDNFKKNKKIVLLSAAVALLLVAAVIGISAGASKANGNRKQPLSPSSHAVLRSACSSTLYPELCISAVATSGGVKLTSQKDVIEASLNLTTIAVEHNYFTVKKLIKNRKGLTPREKTALHDCLETIDETLDELHETLEDLQMYPNKKTLREHAGDLKTLISSAITNQETCLDGFSHDDADKKVRKVLLKGQVHVEHMCSNALAMIKNMTDTDIANFELKAKSFSNNRKLKEEETTVSVDISGAGEVDAEGWPTWLSAGDRRLLQGSSVRADATVAANGSGKFKTIAAAVAAAPDNSKRRYVIHIKAGVYRENVDVSKKKKNIMFMGDGRTRTIITGNRNVVDGSTTFHSATVAAVGESFLARDITFQNTAGPSKHQAVALRVGSDFSAFYQCDILAYQDTLYVHSNRQYFIKCLIAGTVDFIFGNAAVVLQDCDIHARRPNSGQKNMVTAQGRTDPNQNTGIVIQRCRIGVTSDLQSVKGSFPTYLGRPWKEYSQTVIMQSDISDVIRPEGWSEWTGTFALNTLTYREYANKGAGAGTARRVKWRGFKVITTASEAQRYTAGQFIGGGGWLGSTGFPFSLGL; encoded by the exons ATGGCATCATCTATCAAAGAAATCTTCTCCAAAGATAATttcaagaaaaacaagaaaattgttTTACTATCTGCCGCCGTAGCTTTGCTCCTCGTGGCTGCCGTCATCGGAATCTCCGCCGGGGCTTCAAAAGCCAACGGAAACAGAAAACAACCTCTATCACCGTCCTCTCATGCCGTGCTAAGATCCGCTTGCAGCTCCACGCTGTACCCTGAGCTCTGCATCTCCGCCGTGGCCACGTCCGGCGGCGTCAAACTGACGTCGCAGAAAGACGTTATAGAGGCCTCGCTTAACCTAACAACAATCGCCGTGGAACACAATTACTTCACGGTGAAGAAACTGATCAAGAACAGGAAAGGACTGACTCCACGTGAGAAGACGGCGCTTCATGACTGTTTGGAGACTATTGATGAGACCCTCGATGAGCTTCATGAGACACTGGAAGATCTCCAAATGTATCCTAACAAGAAAACTCTGAGGGAACACGCCGGTGATCTCAAAACCCTAATAAGCTCTGCCATTACCAACCAGGAGACTTGTCTCGATGGATTCTCTCATGATGATGCTGACAAGAAAGTCCGTAAGGTCTTGTTGAAGGGTCAG GTACACGTCGAGCACATGTGCAGCAACGCACTAGCAATGATCAAGAACATGACTGATACCGACATAGCCAATTTCGAGCTAAAGGCTAAATCCTTTTCAAACAACCGTAAACTCAAGGAAGAGGAAACAACGGTGTCCGTAGATATTTCCGGCGCCGGAGAAGTAGACGCCGAGGGGTGGCCAACTTGGTTATCAGCAGGAGATAGGAGGCTTCTTCAAGGATCTTCGGTGAGGGCCGATGCTACTGTGGCTGCTAACGGTAGCGGCAAATTCAAGACTATTGCGGCTGCGGTTGCAGCTGCCCCGGATAATAGTAAGAGGAGATATGTGATACATATAAAAGCTGGTGTTTATAGAGAGAATGTGGACGTgtcgaagaagaaaaagaatataatGTTTATGGGAGATGGTCGGACGAGAACTATTATTACTGGAAATAGAAACGTCGTCGACGGTAGCACCACCTTTCACTCTGCCACCGTTG CTGCTGTCGGCGAAAGCTTTTTAGCGCGTGACATCACTTTCCAGAACACAGCAGGTCCGTCTAAACACCAAGCGGTGGCTCTCCGTGTCGGTTCTGATTTCTCCGCTTTTTACCAATGCGACATATTAGCTTACCAAGACACTCTCTATGTCCACTCTAACCGTCAGTACTTCATCAAGTGCCTCATCGCCGGAACCGTCGACTTCATCTTCGGAAATGCCGCTGTGGTTCTCCAAGACTGTGATATCCACGCTCGCCGACCAAACTCAGGCCAGAAAAACATGGTCACTGCCCAAGGAAGGACCGATCCTAACCAGAACACAGGGATCGTTATCCAAAGATGTAGGATCGGTGTCACGTCGGATTTGCAGTCCGTGAAAGGTAGTTTCCCGACGTATCTTGGTCGGCCGTGGAAAGAGTATTCACAAACAGTGATCATGCAGTCGGATATCTCGGACGTGATCCGACCCGAAGGGTGGTCCGAGTGGACCGGGACGTTTGCGTTGAACACTTTGACTTATAGAGAGTATGCGAACAAAGGAGCAGGGGCTGGAACTGCAAGGAGAGTGAAGTGGAGGGGCTTTAAGGTAATCACGACTGCTTCTGAAGCTCAGAGATATACGGCTGGTCAGTTTATTGGTGGTGGAGGCTGGTTAGGTTCGACCGGTTTTCCTTTCTCTCTTGGTCTTTGA
- the LOC106432650 gene encoding pectinesterase/pectinesterase inhibitor 3-like has protein sequence MASSINEIFSRDNFKKNKKLVLLSAAVALLLVAAVTGIAAGASKANGNTKRPLSPSSHAVLRSACSSTLYPELCVSAVAISGGVKLTSQKDVIEASLNLTTTAVEHNYFTVKKLIKNKKGLTPREKTALHDCLETIDETLDELHETLEDLQMYPNKKTLREHAGDLKTLISSAITNQETCLDGFSHDDADKKVRNFLLKGQVHVEHMCSNALAMIKNMTDTDIANFELKAKLSSNNRKLKEEETPEAVDIAGSGELDAEGWPTWLSAGDRRLLQGSSVRADATVAANGSGKFKTIAAAVAAAPDNSKRRYVIHIKAGVYRENVEVSKKKKNIMFMGDGRTRTIITGNRNVVDGSTTFHSATVAAVGERFLARDITFQNTAGPSKHQAVALRVGSDFSAFYQCDMLAYQDTLYVHSNRQFFVKCLIAGTVDFIFGNAAVVLQNCDIHARQPNSGQKNMVTAQGRTDPNQNTGIVIQKCRIGATSDLQRVRSYFPTYLGRPWKEYSQTVIMQSDISDVIRPEGWFEWTGTFALNTLTYREYANKGAGAGTARRVKWRGFKVITAASEAQRYTAGQFIGGRGWLRSTGFPFSLGL, from the exons ATGGCATCATCTATCAATGAAATATTCTCCAGAGATAATttcaagaaaaacaagaaacttGTATTACTATCAGCCGCCGTAGCATTGCTCCTAGTGGCTGCCGTCACCGGAATCGCCGCCGGAGCTTCAAAAGCCAACGGAAACACAAAACGACCTCTATCACCGTCCTCTCACGCCGTGCTAAGATCCGCTTGCAGCTCCACGCTTTACCCTGAGCTCTGCGTCTCCGCCGTTGCCATCTCCGGCGGCGTCAAACTGACGTCGCAGAAAGACGTCATTGAGGCTTCGCTTAACCTAACAACAACCGCCGTGGAACACAATTACTTCACGGTGAAGAAACTGATCAAGAACAAGAAAGGACTGACTCCACGTGAGAAGACGGCGCTTCATGACTGTTTGGAGACTATTGATGAGACGCTTGATGAGCTTCATGAGACACTAGAAGATCTCCAAATGTATCCTAACAAGAAAACTCTGCGCGAACACGCTGGTGATCTCAAAACCCTAATAAGCTCTGCCATTACCAACCAGGAGACTTGTCTTGACGGATTCTCTCATGACGATGCTGACAAGAAAGTTCGTAACTTCTTGTTGAAGGGTCAG GTACACGTCGAGCATATGTGCAGCAACGCCCTAGCAATGATCAAGAACATGACTGATACCGACATAGCCAATTTCGAGCTAAAAGCTAAATTATCCTCAAACAACCGTAAACTCAAGGAGGAGGAGACTCCGGAGGCCGTAGATATTGCCGGCTCCGGAGAATTAGACGCCGAGGGGTGGCCTACTTGGTTATCCGCGGGAGATAGGAGGCTTCTTCAAGGGTCTTCAGTGAGAGCCGATGCTACTGTGGCTGCTAACGGTAGCGGTAAATTCAAGACTATTGCGGCTGCTGTTGCTGCTGCCCCGGATAATAGTAAAAGGAGGTATGTGATACATATAAAAGCAGGTGTTTATAGAGAGAATGTGGAAGTctcgaagaagaaaaagaacataATGTTTATGGGAGATGGTCGGACAAGAACTATTATTACTGGAAATAGAAACGTCGTCGACGGTAGCACCACCTTTCACTCTGCCACCGTTG CTGCCGTAGGCGAGAGATTTCTAGCGCGTGACATCACTTTCCAAAACACGGCGGGTCCGTCGAAGCACCAAGCGGTGGCTCTCCGTGTGGGTTCTGACTTCTCCGCTTTTTACCAATGCGACATGTTAGCTTACCAAGATACTCTCTACGTCCACTCTAACCGTCAGTTTTTCGTCAAGTGCCTCATTGCCGGAACCGTCGACTTTATCTTCGGAAACGCCGCTGTCGTTCTCCAAAACTGCGACATCCACGCTCGCCAACCAAACTCCGGCCAGAAAAACATGGTCACAGCACAAGGAAGGACCGATCCTAACCAGAACACTGGGATAGTTATCCAAAAATGTAGGATCGGTGCCACGTCGGATTTGCAGCGTGTGAGAAGTTATTTTCCTACATATCTTGGTCGGCCGTGGAAAGAGTATTCACAAACAGTGATAATGCAGTCTGATATTTCTGACGTGATCAGACCCGAAGGGTGGTTCGAGTGGACCGGAACGTTTGCGTTGAACACTTTGACTTATAGAGAGTATGCGAATAAAGGAGCAGGGGCTGGAACTGCAAGGAGAGTGAAGTGGAGGGGCTTTAAGGTAATCACGGCTGCTTCTGAAGCTCAGAGATATACTGCTGGTCAATTTATTGGTGGTAGAGGCTGGTTACGTTCAACCGGTTTCCCTTTCTCGCTAGGTCTTTGA